The genomic region TTATCCATTTTGGGATAACGGTTTGGTTATTTTTAGTTAGTTAAGGATGGTATTTTGCTGACCTTGCGGTAAATGATATATTACTGGTTCCTTTTGATTCTCAATGAGGTCAGTTGTTAAATTGGTTTGATAAACATGACGATTATCGTAATTGACCATATAATAAGCCAAGTTGTTGAGCCCGCTGATGCCTTGATATTGCGTATAATCTGAACTACCACCCGAACCAATATTAACACCCTTTGGAATTGTGACATTATCTAAGATATGCAAAATATGATTAACCCCTTCGGCCACGTTATTGGCTTCTGGCATATATTGCCGACTATAGGCAGCCCGGACAAACCGATCTGGTGGCGTATAACTTCCGGGTAACGCCTGGGTCCCCGTCCCTTGGCTAAAAGGACCTGCTTGATAATTACCAAAAGGCCGCTCCATAAAGGGTTGTGGTTGTAAATTCAAATAATTACTCAAATTCTTAATGTGCCAGTCTAAATCCGGCGTATTAGTCATCACCCCAACCGGATCATCAATTAACTGAAGCCCATTGCCGCGGGGTTCAATCACCATTGTTTTACCGGAACGATCCGATAATATCCAATGTAGTGGTTGGTTCGCGCCCATTACACCTTGGTCGCTTTCGATAATCCGCACGTTGTCTAAATCCGCAGCCACTTCTTCTAAAGTTTGATAGTTTCCCAAAACCCACACGATAAATTCTTCAGCCACCAAATTCAATTTATTAGGTACTGGTTGTGGCTCGTAAACTGCGGCGTGCGCGAAATATAACTCAGCACAGCCTAAGCCATGTTCATTAAAACCATCGGCTACTAGATATTGATCACCCAACTTAGCACCGGCCCCCATCAACGCGTATTGATTTTGAATCGCTTGCTTTTCCAAAACCGGTTGCCATTGATGTTGGCGCGGTAAAAAGAGCGGATTACCATTTAATTCAAATGAAAAATCCATGGTTCTTGCTAAAAAATGATGCCCGTCAACGGTTGAATAAGTGAGACTTGTACACATTGTCATTTCCCCTTTAATCATGATTAAAGTCTATGCTAGCACTAGCAAAGTCCGCAAAATAACACGATTTTTAACTCATCATTTAAAAATTAAATAACATATCGCCAATTAAATGGCTCTTAATTAAAGTTTAACGTTTTCGCCACCCATTTCACGCTATACTATTAGTATTTAGAAATAACGGGAGGTGTTTCATTTGTCCAAAAAAGTTCTGACGATTCATGCTATTATCCTGCTCTTTTTCGCGTTAATTTTACTCTATCAAAGTCGGTTTGCCTTCTTAATTTGGAACATCATTTTAGCCCTAATACCGTTTGATCTGAGTTTACTGGGGCGCTTATTCAAAAATAGTCGTTGGCGCTACTTAATCGGAGTAGTTTGGCTACTCTTTTTCCCCAACGCACTCTACATGATTACCGACTTCAGTCACCTCTCATCAATTGGTGTTGGCTTGAGCACCGCCTTCCAATTTGTGGAATACGCGATTTTAGCCGGCGGGATTTTTGTCGGTGTCACCTTAGGGCTGACGAGTTTATTCATCCTTTATCCACTCTTTATCCCCAACTATCAACGCCTCGTTAATCAAGCAGCGACCTTCGGTGTTTTAAGTGTTTGTTCCTCAGTCGCCATTTATATCGGGCGCTTTTTACGAATCAACTCGTGGGATGTTTTCTACCAACTCCACACAACAATCGCGAGCGTTCTCGGTGTTTTGAACCAATCTGATTTTTGGATTTTCGTGATCGCATTTTCAATTCTACAACTGATATTGATGTTGATGGGCTACCAATTAGCACAACTCGATGACCTATAAACCAATAAAAAAAAGCCCTCGCATACTGCGAGGGCTTTTTCACTGTTTAACTGCGCTTATTTTTGCCAAGCTAAGTAATGCGCAACTTTAAAGATACCGAGAACCACTAGAATTGCGCCTAATAAGGTCCACAGCATAACTGCCCCGTAGAGCGGTGTCATCAGAAGAATTATCCCTGCAACAATACTCAAGACCGCAGAGAATATCGTCCAACCCTTAGAAACTGCTAAGCGCACTGTTCCCAATTCCACAAAGCCTTCTACCAACCACGTGATTCCTACAAAAATCCCGACTAGTAGGAATAAGTAGGTTGCGCTAGCAGCTAAATTAACGCATACAAAGATCCCAACAATGAGATACAAAAGGCCTAAGAGCAAGTGCCCTAGTCGAACCCATGTATTTTCATCAACTTCTTTAAAAATAGAAAGGATGTCGAACAGACCGATAATGATAAAAACAACACCTACCATCACCGTGACACCCATGGCTGATTGCCCGGGTAAAAACAGGATTAATAGACCCAATATTAAGGACAATAAGCCATTCACACCAGTTGCTTGGCGTAACTTATTCGAAATATTCTTTGATAACATCTTGAGGACTTCTTCCGTAAAAAAATTTTCAGTCTTTAGTTTTCAGAGTCGACCGCTTGAATGACAATCTGATCATCAACTAAATCTGCCTTTAAGTCTTTGACATCTGCATGATCGAGGTAAAAATCAGTGACCTTATCTCTGATTTGTTGTTCAATAACCCGTCTTAATGGACGAGCCCCCATTGCCTCATCGTAGCCTTCTTCCATCAACCAATCCTTAGCTTCTTTTGAAACAACTAAGGTTAATTCTTTTTTAGCTAATGTTTGTTCAACGTTGGTTAACATTAAATCCACAATTTGTGACAAGTCAGCTTTCGTTAAATGCGTAAATTCAACAATCCCGTTAAACCGGTTTAAGAATTCTGGTCTGAAGTATGGTGCTAACTTATCTAATAACTTAGCATCTTCTTGGTCGTTCATGGTTAATTTTTCATTACCAAAACCGGCATTAGATGTCGCGATAATCACCGTGTTCTTAAAGTCGATCACGTTCCCTTGACCATCCGTTAAGCGACCATCGTCCATCACTTGTAGTAATAATGTTAAAACTTGTGGATCAGCTTTTTCAATTTCATCAAACAAGACAATTGAATATGGGTTACGACGAACGCGTTCGGTTAATGTATTCGAATTATCGTCATAGCCAACATAACCGGCTGTCGTCCCAATCAATTTAGAAACGGCTGTCCGGTCAGCATATTCACTCATATCCAAACGGATAATCGCTTCTTTGTTACCAAACATATCTAAGGCTAATTGTTTTGCTAATTCAGTTTTCCCAACCCCAGTTGGACCAACAAATAAGAAGCTCCCAATTGGTTGATTACCTTCCGAAAAACCTGCCCGATTTCTGCGAATAGCCCGCGCTACCATTTCAACAGCTTCATCTTGACCAATGACCTTATCTTTTAAGCGTTGGCCTAAGTTCTTCAAGCGTTGAATATCATTGCTCCCCATTTTGGCAACGGGAATCCCAGTTAATCTTTCAACAGATTGTGCAATATCATCAACAGTCGCAATCACTTCTGCCGCATGCTGATCATCGGTTGCCAATTGCGCTTTAATTTTTTCAATTTTAACTTTTAGCTCTTCAGCAGCTTGATAATTTTCAGCTTCGACAGCTGCGGCTTTATCAGCTTCTAATTGTTTAAGTTCAGCCGCCAATTTAGCTTTATCTGTTTCTGGGCGTTTAGCTGCTAAATGAGCCGCAGTCATATCTAATAAATCGATTGCCTTGTCAGGCAACGTCCGTTGTGGAATATATTGAGCAGAATAGTCAACGGCCGCCTTCAAAACGTCATCTGGTAGTTCAATGTGATGGTGTTTTTCATACAAGCCTTTAATCCCCTGTAAGATTTTAACCGTATCTGCTGCGCTAGGTTCATTGACCAGCACATCGTTAAATCGTCTTGCTAATGCGGCATTTTTCAAAATTGTGTTGCGATATTCATCTTGGGTTGTCGCACCGATGACCGTCAACTCACCACGTGATAAAGCTGGCTTGATAATATCGGCTAACCCTTTGCCGCCATCTTCGCCACCAGTTGAACCAATCCCTAAAATTTGATGAATTTCGTCGAAAAAGAGAATAACATTGCCGGCTGCTTTTACTTCTTTAATTAAATTTTTAATATTTTCTTCAAATGAACCACGATATTGTGTCCCAGCTTCTAGTGAGGACAAATCGATTGAATAGATTTCTTTATCCTTAATGGCTTCGGGTACTTTCCCAGCCACAATTTCTTGTGCTAATCCTTCAACCACTGCGGTCTTCCCAACACCTGCATCCCCAACTAGAATGGGATTATTTTTAGTCCGGCGACTCAATATTTCAGCTGTTTCTTGAATTTCATTATACCGGCCAATCACAGGATCTAATAAACCATCCCGTGCTTCTTGGGTTAAGTTTCGACCTAATTTTTCAAGAATGCCACCTTTTTTAAGGGCATGTTCACCATTTTGCTTAATTTCAATTTCTTTTTCTCGATTAGGTAATTTACCAGTTGCCCGATACTGAGCAAACTCATCCGGTGATAATTCTCGTCCGTTAATCACATATCGCGCTGACTCTGAATTACCCATTCTTCTGAAAACTTGATTGAAGATATCATCCATATCATTATTAAAAAAAGGATCATTTCCGTACATATTTGCCATACAACTGCACCTCCATTATATTAAACATTAAATGACTAGTGGCTATCTTATCAATAACCTAATCATTTTGCTTATGGTTCTATTATAACACTTTTTAGCACTCGATCAAGAAAAGTGCTACGAAGTTTCAGTGGTTAACTATCTTCAAAGTTGATGGGTAGTGCATATTTTCACTAAATAGGCACACTCGGTATTACTTTTCAGTGTACAAATTTAGCATAGCCACTTTTAAGCAAAAAAATAGGCTAATCCCCTGCGGGACTAACCTATTTGAGTAAGCTAAAACGTGCTTCCTCCCTAGCTTCTTCCGTCTAGTTACAAATAAGCGCCTATCATCAAAAGTTCAGATGATAGGCGCTTATTTTACACTATACTCAGAAACCAACCGCACTATATTAGTTTAATTTCTTCTTGCTTACTACGTTTAAGTTTTCATCTAAATCATAAACAACTGGTTCGCCTGTTGCCATTTCAACGTCCATGATGTCTTCATCAGAGATGTTTTCGATGTATTTTGTTAAGGCGCGTAGTGAGTTACCGTGAGCTGCAACAATGATGTTTTGGCCGTCGATTAATTTTGGAGCGATTTCGTCTTCCCAGAATGGGATAACACGTTCCAAAGTAACCTTCAAGTTTTCGCCACCAGGAATCGCTTTTGGATCTAAGTGTGCGTAACGACGGTCGTTTGCTGCTGAACCTTCATCACTTGCATCCAATAGTGGAGGAAGTGTATCGTATGAACGACGCCAGA from Latilactobacillus sakei subsp. sakei DSM 20017 = JCM 1157 harbors:
- a CDS encoding DUF308 domain-containing protein, with the translated sequence MLSKNISNKLRQATGVNGLLSLILGLLILFLPGQSAMGVTVMVGVVFIIIGLFDILSIFKEVDENTWVRLGHLLLGLLYLIVGIFVCVNLAASATYLFLLVGIFVGITWLVEGFVELGTVRLAVSKGWTIFSAVLSIVAGIILLMTPLYGAVMLWTLLGAILVVLGIFKVAHYLAWQK
- a CDS encoding choloylglycine hydrolase family protein, yielding MCTSLTYSTVDGHHFLARTMDFSFELNGNPLFLPRQHQWQPVLEKQAIQNQYALMGAGAKLGDQYLVADGFNEHGLGCAELYFAHAAVYEPQPVPNKLNLVAEEFIVWVLGNYQTLEEVAADLDNVRIIESDQGVMGANQPLHWILSDRSGKTMVIEPRGNGLQLIDDPVGVMTNTPDLDWHIKNLSNYLNLQPQPFMERPFGNYQAGPFSQGTGTQALPGSYTPPDRFVRAAYSRQYMPEANNVAEGVNHILHILDNVTIPKGVNIGSGGSSDYTQYQGISGLNNLAYYMVNYDNRHVYQTNLTTDLIENQKEPVIYHLPQGQQNTILN
- a CDS encoding AAA family ATPase, translated to MANMYGNDPFFNNDMDDIFNQVFRRMGNSESARYVINGRELSPDEFAQYRATGKLPNREKEIEIKQNGEHALKKGGILEKLGRNLTQEARDGLLDPVIGRYNEIQETAEILSRRTKNNPILVGDAGVGKTAVVEGLAQEIVAGKVPEAIKDKEIYSIDLSSLEAGTQYRGSFEENIKNLIKEVKAAGNVILFFDEIHQILGIGSTGGEDGGKGLADIIKPALSRGELTVIGATTQDEYRNTILKNAALARRFNDVLVNEPSAADTVKILQGIKGLYEKHHHIELPDDVLKAAVDYSAQYIPQRTLPDKAIDLLDMTAAHLAAKRPETDKAKLAAELKQLEADKAAAVEAENYQAAEELKVKIEKIKAQLATDDQHAAEVIATVDDIAQSVERLTGIPVAKMGSNDIQRLKNLGQRLKDKVIGQDEAVEMVARAIRRNRAGFSEGNQPIGSFLFVGPTGVGKTELAKQLALDMFGNKEAIIRLDMSEYADRTAVSKLIGTTAGYVGYDDNSNTLTERVRRNPYSIVLFDEIEKADPQVLTLLLQVMDDGRLTDGQGNVIDFKNTVIIATSNAGFGNEKLTMNDQEDAKLLDKLAPYFRPEFLNRFNGIVEFTHLTKADLSQIVDLMLTNVEQTLAKKELTLVVSKEAKDWLMEEGYDEAMGARPLRRVIEQQIRDKVTDFYLDHADVKDLKADLVDDQIVIQAVDSEN
- a CDS encoding 2,3-diphosphoglycerate-dependent phosphoglycerate mutase; this encodes MAKLVFIRHGQSEWNLSNQFTGWVDVNLSEEGVRQAQNAGALLKKEGILFDQAYTSVLTRAIKTLHYALEGSDQLWIPETKSWRLNERHYGALQGQNKAEAAEKWGDEQVHIWRRSYDTLPPLLDASDEGSAANDRRYAHLDPKAIPGGENLKVTLERVIPFWEDEIAPKLIDGQNIIVAAHGNSLRALTKYIENISDEDIMDVEMATGEPVVYDLDENLNVVSKKKLN
- a CDS encoding DUF1361 domain-containing protein, with protein sequence MFHLSKKVLTIHAIILLFFALILLYQSRFAFLIWNIILALIPFDLSLLGRLFKNSRWRYLIGVVWLLFFPNALYMITDFSHLSSIGVGLSTAFQFVEYAILAGGIFVGVTLGLTSLFILYPLFIPNYQRLVNQAATFGVLSVCSSVAIYIGRFLRINSWDVFYQLHTTIASVLGVLNQSDFWIFVIAFSILQLILMLMGYQLAQLDDL